A genome region from Tenebrio molitor chromosome 4, icTenMoli1.1, whole genome shotgun sequence includes the following:
- the Arpc4 gene encoding actin-related protein 2/3 complex subunit 4 — translation MSATLRPYLTAVRHTLTAAMCLENFSSQVVERHNKPEVEVRCSKELLMTPVVISRNEKEKVFIETSVNSVRISIAVKQADEIEKILCKKFMRFMMMRAENFVVLRRKPIEGYDISFLITNFHTEQMYKHKLVDFVIHFMEEIDKEVSEMKLAVNARARIVSEEFLKRF, via the coding sequence ATGTCGGCGACGCTACGGCCCTACCTGACGGCGGTCCGCCACACGTTAACGGCGGCCATGTGCTTGGAAAACTTCTCTTCGCAAGTGGTGGAGCGCCACAACAAACCGGAAGTTGAGGTTAGATGCAGCAAGGAGCTTTTGATGACACCCGTGGTGATATCACGCAACGAGAAGGAAAAAGTGTTCATAGAGACCTCGGTGAACTCGGTCCGCATCAGCATAGCCGTGAAGCAAGCGGACGAAATCGAGAAGATCCTCTGCAAGAAGTTCATGAGGTTCATGATGATGCGCGCCGAGAACTTCGTCGTGCTGAGACGGAAGCCGATCGAGGGCTACGACATCAGCTTCCTCATCACCAACTTTCACACCGAACAGATGTACAAGCACAAGCTAGTTGACTTCGTTATCCACTTCATGGAGGAGATCGACAAGGAAGTGTCAGAGATGAAGCTGGCCGTCAACGCTAGGGCTCGAATAGTGTCTGAGGAATTCCTGAAGAGGTTTTAA